A DNA window from Rhodococcus sp. Z13 contains the following coding sequences:
- a CDS encoding crotonase/enoyl-CoA hydratase family protein: MSDHSPWKAFTVERRDHVAQVTLIGPGKGNAMGPDFWAELPVLFGELDADSEVRAIVLAGSGKNFSFGLDLVAMGGSLSAVVGGKALAKPRTDFHKLIKSMQAAITAVADCRKPVVAAVQGWCIGGGVDLITAADIRYASADAKFSVREVKVGMVADVGTLARLPLIVGDGHVRELALTGKDIDAARAEKIGLVNEVFADADAVLAAAHATAAEIAANPPLVVQGIKDVLDHSRSARIDDSLRYVAAWNAAFLPSEDLTEAITAVFEKRPPQFKGE, encoded by the coding sequence ATGTCCGATCACTCGCCTTGGAAAGCGTTCACCGTCGAGCGCAGGGACCACGTCGCACAGGTCACGCTCATCGGCCCCGGCAAGGGCAACGCGATGGGCCCCGACTTCTGGGCGGAACTGCCCGTCCTCTTCGGGGAACTCGACGCCGACTCCGAGGTCCGTGCGATCGTGCTCGCCGGATCCGGGAAGAACTTCAGCTTCGGTCTCGACCTCGTCGCGATGGGCGGCAGCCTCAGCGCCGTCGTCGGAGGAAAGGCGCTGGCGAAGCCGCGCACCGACTTCCACAAGCTGATCAAGTCCATGCAGGCCGCCATCACCGCTGTCGCCGACTGCCGCAAGCCGGTCGTCGCCGCCGTCCAGGGCTGGTGCATCGGCGGTGGCGTCGACCTGATCACCGCCGCCGACATCCGCTACGCCAGCGCCGACGCCAAGTTCAGCGTCCGTGAGGTCAAGGTCGGCATGGTCGCCGACGTCGGCACCCTCGCGCGGCTGCCGCTCATCGTCGGCGACGGCCACGTCCGCGAACTCGCGCTCACCGGCAAGGACATCGACGCCGCCCGCGCCGAGAAGATCGGCCTGGTCAACGAGGTCTTCGCCGACGCCGACGCAGTGCTCGCCGCCGCCCACGCGACCGCCGCGGAGATCGCCGCCAACCCGCCGCTGGTGGTGCAGGGCATCAAGGACGTCCTCGACCACAGCCGGTCGGCGCGCATCGACGACAGCCTCCGCTACGTCGCGGCGTGGAACGCGGCGTTCCTGCCCTCGGAGGATCTCACCGAGGCGATCACCGCCGTCTTCGAGAAGCGCCCGCCGCAGTTCAAGGGCGAGTAG
- a CDS encoding aminotransferase class V-fold PLP-dependent enzyme yields the protein MTAATITATCVAPFATVSGCDLQVPLVQGGSCTYANFDYAASAPALAAVTDRIAELLPFYASVHRGAGYASRISTSAYEESRTSVSRFVNAADDQVVVFTRNTTDSLNLLATAVPGDVVVLDIEHHANLLPWKNSRVVEAADTVTETIWRLSVELERAPAALLAITGASNVTGEVLPIGELAELAHAHGARILVDGAQLVPHRRVDLTALGVDYLAFSGHKLYAPFGAGVLVGRRDWLDTAEPYLAGGGAVREVSLDCVEWACAPARHEAGSPNVLGVAAIAAACDALAGFDAEAAARHEEALCTQLVDGLRDIDGIELLRLWNDSTDSVGIVTFTVEGYEPGQVASYLSAEHGIGVRDGRFCAHPLLARVGRPGGAVRASLGLGSSSDDVARLLSALRSLVENGPSWVHAKTDGGWSPSPETRPGLAQNDEGASPCV from the coding sequence ATGACTGCTGCCACCATCACCGCCACCTGCGTCGCTCCGTTCGCCACCGTTTCGGGCTGCGACCTGCAGGTTCCGCTCGTCCAGGGCGGTTCCTGCACCTACGCGAACTTCGACTACGCCGCGAGCGCCCCAGCTCTCGCCGCCGTCACCGACCGCATCGCCGAGCTGCTGCCCTTCTACGCCAGTGTGCACCGCGGCGCCGGCTACGCCTCGCGGATCAGCACCTCCGCCTACGAGGAGTCGCGGACGTCGGTGTCGCGCTTCGTGAACGCCGCCGACGACCAGGTCGTCGTGTTCACCCGCAACACCACCGACTCGCTGAATCTGCTCGCGACCGCCGTGCCCGGCGACGTCGTCGTCCTGGACATCGAGCATCACGCGAACCTGTTGCCGTGGAAGAACTCTCGCGTCGTCGAGGCCGCCGATACCGTCACCGAGACCATCTGGCGTCTGTCCGTCGAGCTCGAGCGTGCCCCCGCTGCCCTGCTCGCGATCACCGGCGCCTCCAACGTCACCGGTGAGGTGCTGCCCATCGGCGAACTCGCCGAGCTCGCCCACGCCCACGGCGCGCGGATCCTCGTCGACGGTGCGCAGCTCGTGCCGCACCGCCGCGTCGACCTGACCGCTCTCGGCGTGGACTACCTCGCCTTCTCCGGCCACAAGCTGTACGCGCCGTTCGGTGCGGGTGTGCTCGTCGGTCGCCGCGATTGGCTCGACACCGCCGAGCCCTACCTCGCCGGTGGTGGCGCCGTGCGCGAGGTCAGCCTCGACTGCGTCGAATGGGCCTGCGCCCCTGCGCGTCACGAGGCCGGCAGCCCCAACGTGCTCGGTGTTGCGGCCATCGCCGCCGCGTGCGACGCGCTCGCCGGTTTCGACGCCGAGGCGGCCGCGCGCCACGAGGAGGCGCTGTGCACGCAGCTCGTCGACGGACTGCGCGACATCGACGGCATCGAACTGCTGCGTCTGTGGAACGACTCGACCGACAGCGTCGGCATCGTCACCTTCACCGTCGAGGGCTACGAGCCCGGCCAGGTCGCGTCGTACCTGTCCGCCGAGCACGGCATCGGCGTGCGCGACGGCCGTTTCTGCGCCCACCCGCTCCTCGCGCGGGTCGGCCGCCCCGGTGGCGCCGTGCGTGCGTCGCTGGGACTGGGCAGCTCCTCCGACGACGTCGCGCGTCTGCTCTCGGCGCTGCGGTCGCTCGTCGAGAACGGCCCGTCCTGGGTGCACGCGAAGACCGACGGCGGGTGGAGCCCCTCGCCGGAGACCCGGCCGGGCCTGGCGCAGAACGACGAGGGTGCGTCGCCCTGCGTGTAG
- a CDS encoding zinc-dependent metalloprotease gives MTDKERGLGDAIDWSFAAGVGVRLTRSEPAMSRYTRDTVRDELFAAAARAEGPVREHTRLGDGSEPPPALVVDRPGWVRAAAASMADLTASPTSGPGGGRPWVGKPAGAQAGAMLAYLSSAVLGQYDPFSRTLLLVAPNVVAVERALRVPTSDFRLWVCLHEVTHRVQFAQAPWMADLMREAAAELATAVDEPVGEMAARLVSAVRDLRDPDGKPMSQRGVLGVVRALQSGPQRESFDRILALGTLLEGHADHVMDGVGPAVVPSVARIRRAFDSRRQRSTGPIHRLIRLVLGMDAKMAQYVHGKKFVDAVVARAGMDAFNTVWSRPEALPTLAEIDEPDAWIARVLN, from the coding sequence ATGACCGACAAGGAGCGGGGCCTCGGAGACGCGATCGACTGGTCGTTCGCGGCCGGGGTCGGCGTGCGCCTCACCCGCTCCGAACCGGCGATGTCGCGGTACACGCGCGACACCGTCCGGGACGAACTGTTCGCCGCCGCCGCCCGCGCGGAAGGACCCGTGCGGGAGCACACGCGGCTCGGTGACGGCTCCGAACCCCCACCGGCGCTGGTCGTCGACCGGCCCGGCTGGGTGCGGGCTGCCGCGGCGTCGATGGCCGACCTCACCGCGTCGCCCACCTCCGGCCCCGGCGGCGGACGCCCCTGGGTGGGCAAACCCGCCGGCGCGCAGGCCGGGGCGATGCTCGCCTATCTGTCCTCCGCGGTGCTCGGCCAGTACGATCCGTTCTCCCGGACGCTGCTGCTCGTCGCGCCCAACGTCGTCGCCGTCGAACGGGCCCTGCGGGTACCGACCTCCGATTTCCGGCTGTGGGTGTGCCTGCACGAGGTGACCCACCGGGTGCAGTTCGCGCAGGCCCCCTGGATGGCCGATCTGATGCGCGAGGCCGCCGCGGAGCTGGCGACCGCCGTCGACGAACCGGTCGGCGAGATGGCGGCGCGGTTGGTGTCCGCCGTCCGCGACCTCCGCGATCCCGACGGCAAGCCGATGTCGCAGCGCGGCGTGCTCGGGGTGGTGCGGGCCCTGCAGAGCGGGCCGCAACGCGAATCCTTCGACCGGATCCTCGCCCTCGGCACCCTGCTGGAGGGGCACGCCGACCACGTCATGGACGGCGTCGGACCGGCCGTGGTGCCCTCGGTCGCGCGGATCCGGCGTGCGTTCGACAGTCGGCGTCAGCGCAGCACCGGACCGATCCACCGGTTGATCCGGCTGGTCCTCGGCATGGACGCGAAGATGGCCCAGTACGTGCACGGCAAGAAGTTCGTCGACGCCGTCGTCGCCCGCGCCGGGATGGACGCCTTCAACACCGTCTGGTCCCGGCCCGAAGCCCTGCCGACCCTCGCCGAGATCGACGAACCCGACGCGTGGATCGCGCGGGTGCTGAACTGA
- a CDS encoding winged helix-turn-helix domain-containing protein, producing MTISPVAPPVTGGSTDSPELVLIVHVSDTDAGSAGDLAALADALRETALDMLPGARTRTLLSAGPASLVIDLPARGLVLDGTRVELSHTEFEILSYLVRQPRVVVTRASLRPLGTGYSGNDPLDADRGNRSVDVHVSRIRSKLGRFGNIITTVRGSGYRYDPDPRVFVVEALDRRTA from the coding sequence ATGACCATCTCCCCTGTCGCACCCCCGGTCACCGGTGGGTCGACCGATTCACCCGAACTCGTTCTCATCGTGCATGTCTCGGACACCGATGCCGGATCGGCCGGTGATCTCGCGGCTCTGGCCGACGCACTCCGCGAGACCGCCCTCGACATGCTGCCGGGCGCGCGGACCCGCACCCTCCTGAGCGCGGGACCCGCATCGCTGGTGATCGACCTGCCGGCCCGCGGTCTCGTCCTCGACGGAACACGAGTCGAGTTGAGCCACACGGAATTCGAGATCCTGTCCTATCTGGTCCGACAGCCCCGGGTGGTGGTGACCCGCGCGTCGCTGCGACCACTGGGCACCGGCTACTCCGGGAACGACCCTCTCGACGCCGACCGCGGCAACCGCAGCGTCGACGTCCACGTCTCCCGGATCCGTTCCAAGTTGGGGCGTTTCGGCAACATCATCACCACGGTGCGCGGCTCGGGTTACCGCTACGATCCCGATCCGCGGGTGTTCGTCGTGGAGGCACTGGACCGCCGCACGGCCTGA
- a CDS encoding YbaK/EbsC family protein yields the protein MTRSLHPNAHRVSDTLIARGHHGLIVQQPDTVHTAEQAAAAVGVEVGAIVKSLVFLLDDDPILLLVSGAHRVAVETTGERLGGVLVPASPGLVTEVTAQPLGGVAPLGHPTNLPTYIDRALQAHPELWASGGSPNTLFRTVYSELRRITAAVDIDVD from the coding sequence ATGACCAGGTCGCTGCATCCGAACGCCCACCGCGTGTCGGACACACTCATCGCACGTGGTCATCACGGGCTGATCGTGCAACAACCCGACACCGTGCACACCGCCGAGCAGGCGGCCGCCGCGGTGGGGGTCGAGGTGGGTGCGATCGTGAAGTCGCTCGTCTTCCTCCTCGACGACGACCCCATCCTGCTGCTCGTCTCCGGCGCGCACCGCGTCGCGGTGGAGACCACCGGCGAGCGACTCGGCGGCGTCCTCGTCCCCGCCTCCCCCGGTCTGGTCACGGAGGTGACCGCGCAGCCGCTCGGCGGGGTCGCTCCGCTGGGGCACCCGACGAACCTGCCCACCTACATCGACCGTGCCCTGCAGGCGCATCCGGAACTGTGGGCCTCCGGTGGGAGCCCGAACACCCTGTTCCGCACCGTCTACTCCGAACTGCGGCGCATCACCGCCGCCGTCGACATCGACGTGGACTGA
- a CDS encoding inorganic diphosphatase translates to MEFEVTIEIPKGQRNKYEVDHETGRVKLDRYLYTSFGYPADYGYIENTLGEDGDPLDCMVLLPESVFPGVIVEARPVGMFKMVDEAGGDDKILAVPAGDPRWDHVQDISDVSQFELDAIKHFFVHYKDLEPGKHVEAADWVGRAEAEAEVTASIERLKADGGH, encoded by the coding sequence GTGGAGTTCGAGGTCACCATCGAGATCCCCAAGGGGCAGCGGAACAAGTACGAGGTCGATCACGAGACCGGACGCGTCAAGCTCGATCGTTACCTGTACACCTCGTTCGGCTACCCGGCGGACTACGGTTACATCGAGAACACGCTCGGTGAGGACGGCGATCCGCTGGACTGCATGGTCCTGCTGCCCGAGTCGGTCTTCCCCGGTGTGATCGTCGAGGCCCGCCCGGTCGGCATGTTCAAGATGGTCGACGAGGCCGGCGGCGACGACAAGATCCTGGCCGTTCCGGCCGGCGATCCGCGCTGGGACCACGTCCAGGACATCAGCGACGTCTCGCAGTTCGAGCTCGACGCCATCAAGCACTTCTTCGTGCACTACAAGGATCTCGAGCCGGGCAAGCACGTCGAGGCCGCCGACTGGGTCGGCCGCGCCGAGGCCGAGGCCGAGGTCACCGCGTCGATCGAGCGCCTGAAGGCCGACGGCGGGCACTGA
- a CDS encoding Pls/PosA family non-ribosomal peptide synthetase has protein sequence MFTRSTSGREITTGIHRAEGSADLSALPPAVPDRFPVPGEFLRGSHAPTPRTLVDLLRSTAEAHPGAPAVDDGSTVLDYAELVEKVVAGAYALNDAGVGAGDRVGVRMTSGRAELYVTILSVLAAGAAYVPVDADDPEERAELVFSEARVAAIVTDDGIGPGTAPRSGAPEMRGPRLDDDAWIIFTSGSTGTPKGVAVTHRNAAAFVDAEARLFCRDAPLGPGDRVLAGLSVAFDASCEEMWLAWRHGACLVPAPRALVRSGADLGPWLVSRDINVVSTVPTLAAMWPTEALEPVRLLIFGGEACPPDLVARLAVPGREVWNTYGPTETTVVACASLMDGTGPVRIGLPLDGWDLAVVDADGNPVAEGQVGELVIGGVGLARYLDPAKDAEKYAPMPTLGWERAYRSGDLVTLDRRGLLFQGRADDQVKIGGRRIELGEIDNALQNLPGVAGGACAVRRTAAGHSILVGYIASADPDFDVASAHDLLSEQLPAALVPRLALVDELPTRTSGKVDRNALPWPLPGADAESVEALGLDPTAEWIAGLWTDLLGCRIEGADDDFFELGGGSLAAAQLVTALRTRFPEMTVAELYDHPRLGSLATYLDELAPTEAVEPRRVAPVPLHAQLAQIAATIPLTTLTGLQWVTWLAILNNLVALLVDVPWTVTLSWWWVALGVLLFLTPVGRMGIAAAGARLLLRGVEPGSYPRGGSVHLRLWTALRLSEASGATNISSAPWMRQYARALGAKVGRGVDLHSLPPVTGLLELGDGCAIEPEVDLSGHWVDGDVVHIGSIRIDAGATVGARSFLAPGTRIGKNAQVEAGSAVFGRVKSGRRWAGSPARKVGRTEQPWPDVPPPRGTRWVPAYALSSILIGGLPVVSIAAGVALLVWWVHDTPTVSDAVVRSLAMLPVAALLTMFVFALVTLLAVRLLAVGMTEGWHPVRSRVGWQVWCTERLMDSSRTFLFPLYASMLTPIWLRLLGADIGRDVEASTVLMVPKFTKVADGAFLADDTMVASYELGGGWLYISHAKVGKRAFLGNSGMAAPGRRVPKHGLVAVLSAAPEKAKSGSSWLGSPPVRLRRTGNEADARRTFAPPLRLRVARGAVETFRLVPMIVTFGIGLGVLFALNTLADHVGYALAALLSGLVLMVAGAVACAVTVAAKWLVVGRIARVEHPLWSSFVWRNEVSDTFVETVAAPWFARAATGTAVMNLWLRALGSRIGRGVWCESYWLPEADLVALGDGATVERGCVVQTHLFHDRIMSMDTVTLGTGATLGPQCVALPASGIGDGATVGPASLVMRGDVVPASTRWQGNPIAPWTTPSEWSPR, from the coding sequence ATGTTCACCCGCAGTACATCCGGACGTGAGATAACCACTGGAATCCACCGAGCAGAAGGATCCGCGGACTTGTCAGCCCTCCCTCCCGCCGTCCCCGACCGGTTCCCCGTCCCCGGTGAGTTCCTCCGCGGCTCGCACGCGCCCACTCCGAGAACCCTCGTCGACCTGCTGCGGAGCACCGCCGAGGCCCATCCCGGCGCCCCCGCCGTCGACGACGGCAGCACGGTCCTCGACTACGCCGAACTGGTCGAGAAGGTGGTGGCCGGGGCCTACGCCCTGAACGACGCCGGCGTTGGTGCCGGGGACCGGGTGGGGGTGCGGATGACCTCCGGCCGCGCCGAGCTGTATGTGACGATTCTCTCCGTTCTGGCCGCGGGCGCCGCCTACGTGCCGGTGGACGCCGACGACCCCGAGGAACGCGCCGAACTGGTGTTCTCCGAGGCCCGGGTCGCCGCGATCGTCACCGACGACGGCATCGGACCGGGGACCGCGCCCCGCTCGGGCGCCCCCGAGATGCGCGGGCCGCGGCTCGACGACGACGCGTGGATCATCTTCACCTCGGGGTCGACGGGCACCCCGAAGGGCGTGGCCGTCACCCACCGCAACGCCGCGGCCTTCGTCGACGCCGAGGCACGCCTGTTCTGCCGGGACGCTCCCCTCGGTCCCGGCGACCGGGTGCTCGCCGGACTGTCCGTCGCCTTCGACGCCTCCTGCGAGGAGATGTGGCTCGCGTGGCGGCACGGTGCGTGCCTGGTTCCGGCTCCGCGCGCGCTGGTGCGGTCCGGTGCGGATCTGGGGCCGTGGCTGGTCTCCCGCGACATCAACGTCGTCTCGACCGTGCCGACGCTCGCCGCGATGTGGCCTACGGAGGCGCTCGAACCGGTGCGGTTGCTCATCTTCGGCGGCGAGGCCTGCCCACCCGATCTCGTCGCGCGTCTCGCCGTGCCGGGACGCGAGGTGTGGAACACCTACGGCCCCACCGAGACGACCGTGGTGGCGTGCGCGTCACTCATGGACGGCACCGGTCCGGTGCGCATCGGTCTTCCGCTCGACGGCTGGGATCTGGCGGTCGTGGACGCCGACGGGAACCCGGTCGCGGAGGGGCAGGTCGGCGAACTCGTCATCGGCGGCGTGGGTCTCGCGCGCTATCTCGACCCGGCGAAGGACGCCGAGAAGTACGCCCCAATGCCCACGCTCGGATGGGAACGTGCCTACCGCAGCGGCGATCTCGTGACCCTCGACCGCCGGGGACTGCTGTTCCAGGGACGTGCCGACGACCAGGTCAAGATCGGTGGCCGCCGGATCGAACTCGGCGAGATCGACAACGCCCTGCAGAACCTGCCCGGTGTGGCGGGAGGAGCCTGCGCGGTACGGAGAACGGCGGCGGGGCATTCGATCCTCGTGGGCTACATCGCGTCCGCCGATCCGGACTTCGACGTCGCGTCCGCGCACGACCTGCTGTCGGAGCAGCTCCCGGCCGCGCTCGTCCCCCGGCTCGCACTCGTCGACGAGTTGCCCACCCGCACCTCCGGCAAGGTCGACCGCAACGCCCTGCCGTGGCCGTTGCCCGGCGCCGACGCGGAGTCGGTGGAGGCGCTCGGGCTCGATCCCACCGCCGAGTGGATCGCCGGCCTGTGGACCGACCTGCTCGGATGCCGCATCGAAGGGGCCGACGACGACTTCTTCGAGCTCGGCGGCGGCTCCCTCGCGGCAGCACAGCTGGTGACGGCGCTGCGCACCCGGTTCCCGGAGATGACGGTCGCCGAGCTGTACGACCATCCCCGGCTGGGATCCCTCGCCACCTACCTCGACGAACTCGCCCCCACGGAGGCGGTGGAGCCGCGGCGGGTCGCCCCCGTCCCCCTGCACGCGCAGCTCGCGCAGATCGCGGCGACGATCCCGCTCACCACACTCACCGGCCTGCAGTGGGTCACCTGGCTGGCGATCCTGAACAACCTCGTCGCCCTGCTGGTCGACGTGCCGTGGACCGTGACGCTCTCGTGGTGGTGGGTCGCCCTCGGCGTCCTGCTGTTCCTCACCCCCGTCGGCCGGATGGGCATCGCCGCGGCGGGAGCGCGGTTGCTGCTGCGCGGTGTGGAGCCGGGCAGTTACCCCCGCGGGGGTTCGGTGCATCTCCGGTTGTGGACGGCGCTGCGGCTGTCCGAGGCCTCCGGTGCCACCAACATCTCGAGCGCGCCCTGGATGCGCCAGTACGCGCGGGCGCTCGGAGCGAAGGTCGGGCGCGGTGTGGACCTCCACAGCCTGCCGCCCGTCACCGGGCTGCTCGAACTCGGTGACGGCTGCGCGATCGAACCCGAGGTGGACCTGTCCGGGCACTGGGTGGACGGCGACGTCGTCCACATCGGCAGCATCCGCATCGACGCCGGCGCCACGGTGGGGGCCCGTTCGTTCCTCGCACCCGGCACCCGGATCGGGAAGAACGCGCAGGTCGAAGCGGGATCGGCGGTGTTCGGCCGGGTGAAATCGGGGCGTCGCTGGGCGGGCTCCCCGGCCCGGAAGGTCGGTCGGACGGAACAGCCCTGGCCCGATGTTCCGCCGCCGCGCGGCACCCGCTGGGTCCCGGCCTACGCGCTGTCGTCGATCCTCATCGGCGGGCTGCCGGTCGTGTCGATCGCGGCCGGGGTCGCACTGCTGGTGTGGTGGGTACACGACACCCCGACCGTCTCCGACGCCGTGGTGCGGTCGCTGGCGATGCTGCCCGTCGCGGCGCTGCTGACGATGTTCGTCTTCGCGCTCGTCACCCTCCTGGCGGTGCGTCTGCTCGCCGTCGGCATGACGGAGGGTTGGCATCCCGTGCGCAGCCGTGTCGGCTGGCAGGTGTGGTGCACCGAGAGGCTGATGGACTCGTCGCGCACCTTCCTGTTCCCCCTCTACGCCTCGATGCTCACCCCGATCTGGTTGCGGCTGCTCGGGGCGGACATCGGCCGGGACGTCGAGGCGTCGACCGTGCTGATGGTCCCCAAGTTCACGAAGGTCGCCGACGGCGCGTTCCTCGCCGACGACACGATGGTCGCCTCCTACGAACTCGGCGGCGGCTGGCTCTACATCTCGCACGCGAAGGTCGGCAAGCGTGCCTTCCTCGGCAACTCCGGGATGGCCGCGCCCGGGCGTCGGGTACCGAAACACGGGCTGGTGGCGGTGCTCTCCGCCGCGCCGGAGAAGGCGAAGTCCGGATCGTCGTGGCTGGGCAGTCCCCCGGTGCGGCTGCGCCGGACGGGCAACGAGGCGGACGCGCGCCGCACCTTCGCCCCGCCGCTGCGGCTGCGGGTCGCGCGCGGTGCCGTCGAGACGTTCCGGCTCGTGCCCATGATCGTCACCTTCGGCATCGGCCTCGGGGTGCTCTTCGCCCTCAACACCCTCGCCGACCACGTCGGATACGCCCTCGCGGCGCTGCTCTCAGGGCTGGTGCTCATGGTGGCCGGGGCCGTGGCGTGCGCGGTGACCGTCGCCGCGAAATGGCTCGTGGTCGGGCGGATCGCCCGGGTGGAACATCCGCTGTGGAGTTCGTTCGTGTGGCGCAACGAGGTGTCCGACACCTTCGTCGAGACCGTGGCCGCCCCGTGGTTCGCCCGCGCCGCGACCGGCACCGCAGTGATGAACCTGTGGTTGCGGGCCCTGGGCTCACGGATCGGCCGTGGTGTGTGGTGCGAGAGCTACTGGCTGCCCGAGGCCGACCTGGTAGCCCTCGGCGACGGAGCGACCGTCGAACGCGGCTGCGTTGTACAGACCCACCTGTTCCATGATCGGATCATGTCCATGGACACCGTGACCCTCGGCACCGGCGCGACGCTCGGCCCGCAGTGCGTCGCGCTGCCGGCCTCGGGCATCGGCGACGGTGCCACCGTCGGCCCGGCCTCGCTGGTGATGCGCGGCGACGTCGTCCCGGCGTCCACTCGCTGGCAGGGCAACCCCATCGCGCCGTGGACGACGCCGAGCGAATGGTCGCCGCGATGA
- the dacB gene encoding D-alanyl-D-alanine carboxypeptidase/D-alanyl-D-alanine-endopeptidase gives MAGQGKNKKQGALVTKRRRNVRILFGIWGAGILALVVGGAFAIHDVRTSETESVVPAPAPVVATPQVAPVPPDAPAPDPGALAASLGVAADNPVLGDFTGSVTDAATGTVLWERDAARPLIPASTTKVLTAAAALLVLPSDHRVTTKVVTGSKPGEIVLVAGGDPTLSAQPPGEESFYEGGPRIADLAEQIRRGGTAVDTVLVDASLYRGDPMAPGWLPQDVGAGYIAPLEAIMLDGGRSQPLVDESPRSATPALDAGRALAVALGADPAKVAFGSAPEGAAPMASVQSAPLGQRLGQMMRRSDNVLAETIGREVALAAGKEASFAGAVEGVLGTLQQAGIDVDGVKLNDTSGLSADNRIPARTLDRVLAEAAGPNRTELRPMLDDLPVAGATGTLAGRYGSTTRAGAGWVRAKTGSLEGVNGLAGYVVDVDGRVLTFSLLSNGSPAGDARPALDTVASVLRECGCR, from the coding sequence TTGGCGGGGCAGGGCAAGAACAAGAAGCAGGGTGCGTTGGTCACCAAGCGGCGGCGGAACGTCCGGATCCTGTTCGGGATCTGGGGGGCCGGCATCCTCGCCCTCGTCGTCGGCGGGGCGTTCGCGATCCACGACGTGCGCACCTCCGAGACCGAGTCGGTGGTGCCCGCGCCCGCCCCGGTCGTCGCCACCCCGCAGGTCGCCCCCGTCCCGCCCGACGCTCCGGCACCGGACCCCGGCGCGCTCGCCGCGTCCCTCGGCGTCGCCGCGGACAACCCGGTCCTCGGCGACTTCACCGGGTCCGTCACCGACGCCGCCACCGGCACCGTGCTGTGGGAACGCGACGCCGCCCGCCCGCTGATCCCGGCGTCCACCACCAAGGTCCTCACCGCCGCGGCCGCGCTGCTCGTGCTGCCCTCGGACCACCGCGTCACCACGAAGGTCGTCACCGGTTCGAAGCCGGGCGAGATCGTCCTGGTCGCCGGCGGGGATCCCACCCTGTCCGCGCAGCCGCCGGGGGAGGAGAGCTTCTACGAGGGTGGGCCGCGCATCGCCGACCTCGCCGAGCAGATCCGCCGCGGCGGCACCGCCGTCGACACCGTGCTCGTCGACGCGAGCCTGTACCGCGGTGATCCAATGGCGCCCGGCTGGCTGCCCCAGGACGTCGGCGCGGGCTACATCGCTCCGCTCGAGGCGATCATGCTCGACGGCGGCCGCTCGCAGCCCCTCGTCGACGAGTCGCCCCGCAGCGCCACCCCGGCGCTCGACGCGGGACGTGCGCTGGCCGTCGCGCTCGGCGCCGACCCCGCCAAGGTGGCCTTCGGTTCCGCTCCCGAGGGTGCCGCTCCGATGGCCTCGGTGCAGTCCGCGCCGCTCGGCCAGCGGCTCGGGCAGATGATGCGCCGGTCCGACAACGTGCTCGCCGAGACCATCGGCCGGGAGGTCGCGCTCGCGGCGGGCAAGGAGGCGTCGTTCGCCGGTGCCGTCGAGGGCGTGCTCGGTACGCTGCAGCAAGCGGGGATCGACGTCGACGGAGTGAAGCTGAACGACACCAGCGGCCTGTCCGCCGACAACCGCATCCCGGCCCGCACGCTCGATCGTGTGCTCGCGGAAGCGGCCGGACCGAACAGGACGGAGTTGCGACCCATGCTCGACGATCTGCCCGTCGCCGGGGCGACCGGCACCCTCGCCGGCCGCTACGGGTCCACCACCCGCGCCGGTGCGGGATGGGTGCGCGCCAAGACCGGCAGCCTCGAGGGCGTCAACGGCCTGGCCGGATACGTCGTCGACGTCGACGGGCGGGTGCTGACCTTCTCACTGCTCTCCAACGGCAGCCCCGCCGGCGATGCGCGGCCCGCCCTCGACACCGTCGCGTCGGTCCTCCGAGAGTGCGGATGCCGATGA